One Enterobacter cloacae subsp. cloacae ATCC 13047 genomic window carries:
- a CDS encoding tyrosine-type recombinase/integrase — protein MILIPDDEPELSLPAASEEFLPALSGENAPVSPARAYLLSLNSHRSRQTMASFLNIVAVMLGAASLESCSWGSLRRHHVMAVTELLRDTGRATATVNTYLSALKGVAKEAWMLRLMDVESFQHIRAVRNLRGSRLPRGRALPPEEIRALFGACEADDSSIGVRDAAMLGVILGCGLRRSEAVGLDLCDIVTDERALRVLGKGNKERLAYMPAGTWQRLRKWIDDVRGEKDGPLFTRIRRFDTLTNDRLTDQTVYHVLQVRQRLAGIAKCAPHDLRRTFATSMLDNGEDLITVKDAMGHASVTTTQQYDRRGEARLRTARDRLDLI, from the coding sequence ATGATCCTGATTCCCGATGACGAACCGGAGCTGAGTCTGCCCGCAGCCAGTGAGGAATTCCTGCCGGCGCTGTCAGGTGAGAATGCCCCGGTCAGCCCGGCCCGGGCCTACCTGCTTTCACTCAATTCCCACCGCAGCCGGCAGACCATGGCCTCGTTCCTGAACATCGTCGCCGTTATGCTCGGAGCTGCCTCCCTGGAGTCCTGCAGCTGGGGCAGCCTGCGGCGCCATCACGTGATGGCCGTGACCGAACTGCTGCGCGACACCGGCCGGGCCACCGCCACCGTCAACACCTATCTTTCGGCACTCAAGGGCGTGGCGAAGGAAGCCTGGATGCTCAGGCTGATGGACGTGGAGAGCTTCCAGCACATCCGGGCGGTCCGTAACCTGCGCGGCAGCCGTCTTCCGCGCGGCCGGGCCCTGCCGCCGGAGGAGATCCGGGCGCTGTTCGGTGCTTGCGAGGCCGATGACTCCAGCATTGGGGTGCGCGATGCGGCGATGCTGGGTGTCATTCTCGGCTGCGGCCTGCGACGCTCGGAGGCCGTGGGGCTCGATTTGTGTGACATTGTCACAGATGAGCGGGCGCTCAGGGTACTGGGTAAGGGGAACAAGGAAAGGCTGGCCTATATGCCGGCGGGCACCTGGCAGCGGCTCAGAAAGTGGATCGATGACGTGCGGGGAGAAAAAGACGGGCCGCTATTCACCCGTATCCGCCGCTTTGACACCCTGACGAACGACCGGCTTACCGACCAGACGGTGTACCATGTCCTGCAGGTGCGCCAGCGCCTGGCTGGGATTGCAAAATGCGCACCGCACGATTTAAGGCGAACCTTTGCGACCTCCATGCTGGATAACGGCGAGGACTTAATCACTGTAAAGGATGCCATGGGGCATGCCAGCGTCACCACCACCCAGCAGTACGATCGCCGCGGCGAAGCGCGCCTGCGCACGGCTCGTGACCGTCTGGATCTGATATGA
- a CDS encoding IS3 family transposase (programmed frameshift) — protein sequence MIFSPQHKTGDLMNKKTKRTFPPEFRLECAQLIVDKGYSYRQASEAMNVGSTTLESWVRQLRRERQGITPSATPITPDQQRIRELEKQVRRLEEQNTIFKKGYRALNVRLAERFTIAARLSDSHTVVSLCSALEIHRSSYRYWRKRRDTVNPARVRLCSEIRRAWNQSRGSAGARTLAEMLTQNGVPMSRYRAGRLMKYLNLSSCQPGKHQYKNARQEHTSLPNLLERQFAVPEPDRVWCGDITYLWAGNRWCYLAVVMDLFARRVIGWSLSAHADTALISSALRMAYETRGQPRDVMFHSDQGSQYTGLKYQQLLWRCRINQSVSRRGNCWDNSPMERFFRSLKTEWVPTNGYAGKDEARQQINDYILNYYNSVRPHHYNGGLTPEESENRYHFYCKTVASIT from the exons GTGATATTCTCACCACAACACAAAACAGGTGACTTAATGAACAAGAAAACCAAACGAACCTTCCCCCCTGAGTTCAGGCTGGAATGTGCACAGCTGATTGTTGATAAGGGCTACTCATATCGACAGGCCAGTGAAGCGATGAATGTCGGTTCAACCACGCTTGAGAGCTGGGTACGCCAGCTCAGGCGAGAGCGCCAGGGGATTACGCCCTCTGCCACACCCATTACTCCAGACCAGCAACGTATCCGCGAGCTGGAAAAGCAAGTTCGCCGTCTGGAGGAACAAAATACGATAT TTAAAAAAGGCTACCGCGCTCTTAATGTCCGACTCGCTGAACGGTTCACGATAGCCGCCAGACTAAGTGACAGCCACACGGTTGTCAGCCTGTGTTCTGCTCTGGAAATACACCGCAGCAGTTACCGGTACTGGCGAAAACGACGCGATACGGTTAATCCGGCACGAGTCAGGTTGTGCAGCGAAATACGCCGGGCGTGGAACCAAAGTCGGGGCTCTGCGGGCGCGCGCACTCTGGCTGAAATGCTGACTCAAAACGGCGTCCCGATGAGCCGTTACCGTGCCGGGCGTCTGATGAAATATCTGAACCTGAGCAGTTGTCAGCCCGGAAAACATCAGTATAAAAATGCCCGTCAGGAGCATACCAGCCTGCCGAATCTGCTTGAGCGTCAGTTCGCAGTACCGGAGCCAGACCGGGTATGGTGTGGAGATATTACGTATCTCTGGGCAGGAAATCGCTGGTGCTATCTGGCGGTTGTTATGGATCTTTTTGCCCGCAGGGTTATCGGCTGGAGTCTGTCAGCGCATGCCGATACCGCACTGATAAGCAGTGCCCTGCGGATGGCCTATGAGACGCGTGGCCAACCCCGGGATGTCATGTTCCATAGCGACCAGGGAAGCCAGTATACAGGCCTTAAATATCAACAACTTCTCTGGCGTTGCAGAATAAATCAAAGCGTCAGTCGGCGGGGAAACTGCTGGGATAACAGCCCCATGGAACGCTTCTTCCGCAGTCTGAAAACAGAATGGGTGCCAACGAATGGTTACGCAGGCAAGGACGAGGCCCGGCAGCAAATTAATGATTACATATTGAACTACTACAACAGCGTCAGACCTCACCATTATAACGGTGGGCTGACGCCGGAAGAGTCAGAGAACAGATACCATTTTTACTGTAAAACTGTGGCCAGTATTACTTGA
- a CDS encoding helix-hairpin-helix domain-containing protein, protein MANIVTCKTKDGETVQYVDEVIGSGSMKDVYFSPDKSYVVAFYHKPQNEQARDRIDMITGRYRQNIFGQSGGEYWKDLFCWPTHVVEHGDKIGIVVPTYKSYFFFKYGSKNDDFLGIKGREKEGKWFASASNQNKFLDPRERGNTLTYLKVCLLLTRAVRRMHAAGLCHSDLSYKNVLIDPEMGHACIIDVDGLVVPGKYPPDVVGTPDFIAPEVVKTSHLSKEDPNRVLPSISTDRHALSVLIYMYLFFRHPLRGGKIHDMSDEVRDETLSMGEKALFIEHPTDKSNAVKVSQLSSFSLPWADPEKIPYTIMGPYLTPLFERAFIDGLHDATKRPTADEWESALVKTVDLIQPCQNKACEQKWYVFSGKTKPVCPYCGTPYKGKLPVLNLYSSRKEGSYRPDDHRLMVWSGQSIYAWHVNRLIAPNERTTDAQRKRVGYFVFHNDQWWLVNEGINGLMSLPDKRQIAIGEKIELTNNAQFVLSKEEGGRLVVVQLVEN, encoded by the coding sequence ATGGCAAATATTGTTACGTGCAAAACAAAGGACGGCGAAACAGTCCAGTATGTTGACGAGGTAATTGGTTCGGGCTCGATGAAGGATGTTTACTTCTCGCCTGATAAATCATACGTCGTCGCTTTTTATCATAAACCGCAGAACGAGCAGGCCCGGGATCGGATTGATATGATCACCGGACGCTACAGGCAAAACATTTTTGGCCAGTCCGGAGGTGAATACTGGAAGGACCTGTTTTGCTGGCCGACCCACGTTGTTGAGCATGGGGATAAAATCGGCATCGTGGTTCCAACCTACAAAAGCTACTTTTTCTTTAAATACGGCTCTAAAAACGATGATTTTCTTGGCATAAAAGGCCGTGAAAAGGAAGGCAAATGGTTTGCCAGCGCCAGCAACCAGAATAAATTTCTCGACCCACGTGAACGAGGCAATACGCTTACCTATCTCAAGGTCTGTCTGCTGCTAACAAGAGCCGTCAGAAGGATGCATGCGGCAGGTCTCTGTCACAGCGATCTAAGCTATAAAAACGTGCTTATCGATCCAGAAATGGGACATGCCTGCATCATTGACGTAGACGGCCTGGTTGTCCCTGGAAAGTATCCTCCCGACGTCGTGGGCACCCCGGATTTTATCGCTCCGGAAGTGGTGAAAACCAGCCATCTTTCCAAAGAGGATCCGAACCGCGTATTGCCAAGCATTTCTACTGACCGTCATGCGCTGTCGGTGCTTATCTACATGTATCTGTTCTTCCGTCATCCGCTACGTGGCGGAAAAATACATGACATGTCGGATGAAGTACGTGATGAGACCTTATCTATGGGTGAGAAGGCACTCTTCATTGAACATCCGACAGACAAAAGCAATGCAGTCAAAGTCAGTCAGCTATCCTCCTTTTCACTGCCCTGGGCTGACCCGGAGAAAATTCCTTACACCATCATGGGCCCTTATCTGACGCCTTTGTTTGAACGCGCCTTTATTGATGGCTTACACGATGCCACTAAACGCCCGACCGCCGATGAGTGGGAAAGTGCCCTGGTTAAAACAGTCGATCTGATACAGCCCTGCCAGAACAAGGCGTGTGAACAGAAATGGTACGTTTTCTCAGGTAAGACAAAGCCGGTTTGTCCCTACTGCGGTACGCCATACAAGGGTAAATTACCGGTTCTAAATTTATATTCATCCCGAAAGGAAGGCAGTTATCGTCCTGACGATCACCGGTTGATGGTGTGGAGCGGGCAGTCAATCTATGCGTGGCATGTGAATCGCCTCATTGCGCCAAATGAGCGCACAACCGATGCACAAAGGAAACGAGTTGGGTATTTTGTTTTCCATAACGATCAGTGGTGGTTAGTAAATGAAGGCATAAATGGGCTTATGTCATTACCGGATAAACGACAGATTGCCATTGGTGAAAAAATTGAACTGACGAATAACGCTCAGTTTGTTCTGTCAAAGGAGGAAGGCGGCAGGCTAGTCGTCGTTCAGTTAGTAGAAAACTAA
- a CDS encoding PP2C family serine/threonine-protein phosphatase, whose product MSQNALLEEKIIRLVLSELGHPVEGERLFLLSHDPSLTEEIMRLKERIESLAQGLSARVSEGYNDAEIAPSSASSLSDQQQTVVSDADNPGIDATDTPLLQPLPENEPHPPFWKLMPYYEFDKPAQREDENLSSLVLKPGQIPTGQQRAGLAVPPAVPPRAKIVIPNARAGERFSSPVAIVLDEGQQATVRDVVFPRNIGLTFDKEHKLLTGTPTESGDIELSVLWSCASHDECETKQLFIVNPDPRSLWKVVEPPAGASYPKSHLDAAGLVRGDIRIAAASRRGRSHEHAGSFRDDDFYINHCQETGWSVMLVADGAGSAVNSREGSRIAVQTAGDYLFNQLSGLKGVHLKQHITAWEGSDQQATINAMLHHFKQAATLAVNSIQNEAICAEQPVKSYSTTLLATVALRTDNELFAAAFWLGDGAIGAYSPSGKVRILGNPDSGEYAGQTRFLDQSIIADPSFSGRISVGKWNDVSHLILMTDGVSDPLFETDNGLRSDEKWTRLLDELIPVLTDASIAPERLGDWLNFFSTGNHDDRTIAVLW is encoded by the coding sequence ATGTCGCAAAATGCTTTACTTGAAGAGAAGATTATCCGCTTAGTGCTGTCTGAGCTGGGCCACCCTGTAGAAGGTGAGCGGCTTTTTCTTCTATCGCACGACCCTTCCCTTACTGAAGAGATTATGCGGCTTAAAGAGCGGATTGAGAGCCTTGCACAGGGTTTATCTGCGCGGGTTAGCGAAGGTTATAACGACGCAGAGATCGCCCCCTCGTCAGCATCCAGCCTTTCCGATCAGCAACAAACGGTCGTAAGTGATGCAGATAACCCGGGCATTGACGCTACCGATACACCATTACTGCAACCCCTGCCAGAAAATGAACCTCATCCTCCGTTCTGGAAGCTGATGCCTTATTACGAATTTGATAAACCAGCACAGAGGGAAGACGAAAACCTGTCTTCCCTGGTATTAAAACCCGGGCAGATACCGACAGGCCAGCAGCGGGCCGGATTAGCTGTGCCACCTGCCGTTCCCCCGAGAGCTAAAATAGTTATTCCCAACGCCCGCGCAGGCGAACGTTTCTCTTCGCCGGTTGCTATAGTTCTGGATGAGGGCCAGCAGGCTACTGTCAGGGACGTTGTCTTTCCCAGGAACATTGGCCTGACCTTTGACAAAGAGCATAAGTTGCTGACAGGTACACCCACCGAAAGCGGCGATATAGAGCTTTCAGTACTCTGGTCATGCGCTTCGCACGACGAATGCGAAACAAAACAGCTTTTTATAGTCAATCCCGATCCGAGAAGCCTGTGGAAGGTGGTAGAGCCACCAGCAGGCGCTTCCTACCCTAAGTCCCATCTGGACGCTGCTGGCCTGGTCAGGGGTGACATACGTATTGCTGCCGCCAGTCGCCGGGGACGATCTCATGAGCATGCCGGGAGCTTCAGAGATGACGACTTCTATATCAACCACTGCCAGGAAACAGGATGGTCTGTCATGCTGGTCGCAGACGGGGCCGGTAGTGCGGTAAATTCCCGGGAAGGCTCCCGGATTGCAGTCCAAACGGCTGGCGATTACCTTTTCAATCAGCTCAGTGGTTTGAAAGGCGTCCATCTAAAGCAGCACATCACGGCGTGGGAAGGGAGCGATCAGCAGGCAACCATAAACGCCATGCTTCATCATTTTAAACAGGCAGCTACGCTCGCGGTCAACAGTATCCAGAACGAAGCCATTTGTGCAGAACAACCTGTGAAATCCTATTCAACAACCCTACTGGCAACTGTAGCGCTACGAACTGATAATGAGCTGTTTGCGGCTGCATTCTGGCTTGGTGATGGTGCGATAGGTGCATACAGCCCTTCCGGTAAAGTCAGGATACTGGGAAATCCCGATAGCGGAGAATACGCAGGACAAACCCGCTTTCTTGACCAGAGCATTATCGCAGACCCCTCGTTTAGCGGCCGCATCAGCGTGGGTAAATGGAATGATGTATCTCACTTGATCCTCATGACAGATGGCGTATCAGACCCTCTGTTTGAGACAGATAACGGGCTTCGCAGTGACGAAAAATGGACCCGTCTCCTTGATGAGCTCATCCCTGTCCTTACAGACGCCAGTATTGCGCCTGAGAGGTTAGGCGACTGGCTTAACTTTTTCTCCACAGGGAACCACGATGACCGCACTATTGCGGTGTTGTGGTAA
- a CDS encoding TerY-C metal binding domain-containing protein has translation MRRLPVFFVLDCSESMIGENLKKMTDGLQMIVGDLRKDPHALETAWVSVIAFAGVARTIVPLHEIASFYPPRLPVGGGTSLGAALRELTVQIDTQVRKTTHEAKGDWKPVVYLLTDGRPTDDTTAEVKRWKDHYASKVNLIAVGLGPSADLNTLRQLTENVMLFTESQEGDFTRFIKWITASVTAHSRSVGDDKQPELSQTEYIVRLAKDEPVKAYDEICVTLTGRCSKTRRPYLMKYERPPARISGLDFSLNLNSFNIAGCYPIDEDYFAWSDATATGLQVNTSELHGVPGCPHCGNASAFALCSCGKLLCIDGPDDVICPWCETGLSFSNDGGNTNFDVNRGRG, from the coding sequence ATGAGACGCCTTCCCGTGTTTTTTGTCCTGGACTGTTCAGAGTCCATGATTGGTGAAAACCTGAAAAAAATGACTGATGGTCTGCAAATGATCGTCGGAGATTTAAGAAAGGATCCACACGCACTTGAAACAGCCTGGGTTTCGGTAATCGCATTTGCCGGTGTAGCCCGTACGATTGTACCTCTTCACGAAATTGCCTCGTTCTACCCTCCCCGCCTTCCCGTTGGCGGCGGTACGAGCCTTGGGGCCGCATTGCGTGAGCTGACCGTACAAATTGATACCCAGGTCAGAAAAACCACTCATGAGGCTAAAGGCGACTGGAAACCCGTCGTGTATCTCCTTACCGACGGACGTCCGACTGACGACACAACCGCAGAAGTGAAGCGCTGGAAGGATCACTACGCGAGTAAAGTGAATCTCATTGCCGTTGGCCTGGGGCCGTCAGCGGACCTGAATACCCTGCGGCAACTGACAGAGAATGTCATGCTGTTCACCGAGTCTCAGGAAGGGGACTTTACCCGCTTCATCAAATGGATCACAGCCTCGGTTACGGCGCACAGCCGCAGCGTCGGAGACGACAAACAACCTGAGCTCAGCCAGACTGAATACATAGTCCGGCTGGCCAAGGACGAGCCAGTAAAAGCGTACGACGAAATCTGCGTTACGCTTACCGGCCGTTGCAGCAAGACCCGTCGTCCGTATCTGATGAAGTATGAACGGCCACCAGCAAGGATTTCCGGGCTCGATTTCAGCCTGAACCTGAACAGCTTTAATATTGCCGGATGCTATCCCATCGATGAGGACTATTTTGCATGGTCAGATGCCACCGCTACCGGTTTGCAGGTAAACACCAGCGAACTGCATGGCGTACCGGGTTGCCCTCACTGCGGTAATGCCAGTGCGTTTGCCCTGTGCTCATGCGGAAAATTGCTGTGCATTGACGGCCCGGATGACGTGATCTGCCCGTGGTGTGAAACAGGTCTGTCATTCAGCAATGATGGCGGAAACACTAACTTCGACGTAAACAGAGGGAGAGGTTGA
- a CDS encoding vWA domain-containing protein codes for MRRLPVYLVIDTSGSMRGESIHSVNVGIQAMLSALRQDPYALESVHISIITYDNGAREFIPLTPLEDFQFSDIVVPSAGGTFTGAALECLMQCVERDVRRSDGDTKGDWRPLVFLMTDGTPSDALAYGEAVKAIRGRGFGSIIACAVGPKAGHEHLKQLTDKVVSLETLDSTAFAGFFKWVSASVSSGSTSAGINNGTDTLPPPPPEIQLVL; via the coding sequence ATGCGCCGCCTGCCTGTTTACCTTGTTATCGACACATCCGGCTCGATGCGCGGTGAGTCCATCCATTCCGTTAACGTTGGAATTCAGGCGATGCTTAGCGCTCTTCGCCAGGATCCCTACGCCCTCGAAAGCGTTCATATCTCCATTATCACCTATGACAATGGGGCGCGTGAGTTCATTCCTCTCACGCCGCTGGAAGACTTCCAGTTTTCTGATATCGTTGTGCCAAGCGCAGGCGGGACGTTCACCGGTGCTGCCCTTGAATGTCTGATGCAGTGTGTTGAACGGGATGTACGTCGCTCAGATGGTGATACAAAAGGAGACTGGCGTCCTCTGGTATTCCTGATGACTGATGGAACCCCTTCTGATGCCCTGGCGTACGGTGAAGCGGTAAAAGCGATTCGCGGCCGGGGATTCGGATCCATCATTGCCTGCGCCGTTGGTCCTAAAGCAGGCCATGAGCACTTAAAACAGCTCACCGATAAGGTTGTGTCTCTGGAGACGCTAGATTCAACCGCGTTTGCAGGTTTCTTTAAATGGGTATCGGCCAGCGTGTCTTCCGGCAGCACAAGCGCGGGGATCAATAACGGAACTGATACCCTTCCCCCTCCTCCACCAGAAATCCAGCTGGTGCTCTGA
- a CDS encoding TerD family protein, with protein MSVSLSKGQGVSLKKNEYDLSSVTIGLGWDINEEKKGFLGGIFGKKEEEYDLDVIAFLCNSAGKVTDLGNVENGKPTLVNGDIIFFNSLRHKSGNIWLTGDNRTGAGDGDDEQIIVRLNSLDAQYEKIVFIVQIYNGEKLQQHFGKVQNAFIRAVDARNIEMARFDLSGGPAFASQRSMVFAELIREATGWKLRAIGEPSESDSFVSHLRNYM; from the coding sequence ATGTCTGTCAGTCTGAGCAAAGGCCAGGGCGTAAGCCTGAAAAAAAATGAATACGATCTCTCGTCCGTTACTATCGGCCTGGGTTGGGATATTAATGAGGAAAAGAAAGGTTTCCTCGGCGGGATCTTTGGTAAAAAAGAAGAAGAATACGACCTTGATGTGATCGCTTTCCTGTGTAATTCAGCCGGAAAGGTGACCGATCTCGGCAATGTGGAAAATGGTAAACCAACGCTTGTGAATGGCGATATCATCTTTTTCAACAGCCTTCGCCATAAGTCAGGAAATATCTGGCTGACGGGCGATAACCGAACCGGAGCCGGTGACGGTGACGATGAGCAAATTATTGTGCGCCTGAATTCCCTTGACGCTCAGTACGAGAAAATTGTGTTCATCGTTCAGATCTACAATGGTGAAAAGCTCCAGCAGCACTTTGGTAAAGTTCAGAATGCCTTCATCCGGGCAGTAGATGCCCGTAATATTGAAATGGCACGATTCGATCTTTCTGGCGGACCCGCCTTCGCCAGCCAGCGCTCCATGGTTTTTGCCGAGCTGATACGCGAGGCTACAGGCTGGAAACTCAGGGCAATTGGTGAGCCTTCAGAATCAGATTCGTTTGTCTCGCACCTGAGGAATTACATGTGA
- a CDS encoding vWA domain-containing protein: MRRLPVYLLLDTSGSMHGEPIEAVKNGVQTLLTTLKQDPYALETAYVSVITFDSSARQAVPLTDLLSFQMPALTASGTTSLGEALTLTASSIAKEVQKTTADTKGDWRPLVFLMTDGSPNDDWRKGLNDFKAARTGVVVACAAGHDADTSVLKEITEIVVQLDTADSSTIKAFFKWVSASISVGSQKVESSKKEVIGLEDLPPPPPEVNVVL; encoded by the coding sequence TTGAGACGCTTACCCGTATATCTGCTACTCGACACGTCCGGCTCTATGCACGGAGAGCCTATCGAAGCGGTTAAGAATGGCGTTCAGACGCTGCTTACCACGCTGAAACAGGATCCGTATGCACTCGAAACGGCTTACGTGTCAGTGATCACCTTTGATTCTTCAGCCCGACAGGCAGTCCCCCTGACAGACCTCCTGAGTTTCCAGATGCCAGCACTAACAGCCAGCGGCACCACCTCTCTTGGCGAAGCGCTTACCCTGACGGCCAGCTCCATTGCCAAAGAAGTACAGAAAACGACGGCTGACACTAAAGGTGACTGGCGTCCCCTTGTATTCCTGATGACGGATGGAAGTCCGAATGATGACTGGCGTAAAGGCCTGAATGACTTTAAAGCGGCCAGAACCGGCGTTGTTGTGGCATGTGCAGCCGGGCATGATGCCGATACCAGCGTCCTCAAAGAAATCACTGAAATCGTGGTTCAGCTCGATACAGCTGACAGTTCGACGATTAAAGCTTTCTTTAAATGGGTCAGTGCGAGCATTTCGGTAGGCAGTCAGAAAGTGGAGTCCAGCAAAAAAGAAGTGATCGGTCTTGAAGACCTGCCACCGCCGCCGCCAGAAGTAAACGTGGTCTTATAA
- the terW gene encoding tellurium resistance protein TerW: protein MQLNTRQARIFKLANLLGTGKPVSAADIITSLECSEPTLTRALKELRESYSAEIKYSKAGHSYHLVNPGQLDKKTLRRMNEALAQNAELKTGESTGKVVLDKDKKTAVSLSLRMRILRKIDRLAALSGSTRSEAVEKLALHSVDELIKEYSAKKS from the coding sequence ATGCAATTAAATACCAGACAGGCCCGGATTTTTAAGCTTGCCAACTTACTGGGCACCGGCAAGCCCGTTTCCGCTGCCGACATTATAACCAGTCTGGAATGCTCAGAGCCGACATTAACCCGGGCACTCAAAGAGCTACGCGAGTCATATTCTGCGGAGATCAAATACAGCAAGGCAGGTCATTCATACCATCTCGTTAATCCGGGCCAGCTGGATAAAAAGACCCTTCGCCGGATGAATGAAGCGCTCGCACAGAATGCTGAACTGAAAACCGGTGAGTCCACAGGGAAGGTCGTACTCGATAAGGATAAAAAAACAGCCGTGTCATTATCGCTACGCATGCGGATTTTAAGAAAAATTGACCGTCTGGCTGCGCTGAGTGGCTCGACCCGAAGTGAAGCGGTAGAGAAGCTGGCTCTGCACTCCGTTGATGAACTGATAAAAGAATACAGCGCTAAAAAGTCCTGA
- a CDS encoding DUF4236 domain-containing protein — MGFRFRKSINIIPGVRLNLSNGAPSLSVGPRGASVSFGSRGTYANLGLPGTGLSYRTRLDRAARSGGGNRTATDPGLRQALEQEAADLMSAVTAIRNIHELTPDPKTGISWAELEAVYLHNRTSPFQVPAPVRPEKPDYLALPEKPAESEGISFLGKWFESESAKAERHAENLRRWQQELIDVERENTLRQHRYQQQRTAWAEQYANWKFEAEEHEKRLATAQADARQQFRTDAAFFESYLAGVLAETEWPRETLVAFEVKPELSAVLLDVDLAEIEDFPDKIYGVNARGTELTEKAMTQKAVRENYARHVHGCLFRLVGIVLHTLPFDNVIVSGFTQRVSKRTGYLEDEYILSCKCSRSQMSSVNFAGLEHIDPVEALGDQPVIRKMSSTFIFQPIEPLTL, encoded by the coding sequence ATGGGGTTCAGGTTCAGAAAGTCGATCAACATTATTCCTGGTGTTCGCCTCAACCTGAGTAACGGTGCACCGAGCCTGAGTGTCGGGCCGAGAGGTGCTTCCGTTTCTTTTGGAAGCCGGGGGACCTATGCCAATCTGGGCTTGCCCGGTACCGGGCTGAGTTACCGTACCCGGCTTGACCGGGCCGCGCGTTCCGGAGGTGGGAACCGGACGGCTACCGACCCGGGGCTCAGACAGGCGCTTGAGCAGGAAGCCGCTGATCTCATGTCAGCGGTGACCGCAATCCGTAATATTCACGAGCTGACGCCGGATCCCAAAACAGGCATCAGCTGGGCAGAGCTGGAAGCAGTATACCTGCATAACAGAACGTCGCCTTTTCAGGTTCCGGCACCGGTGCGTCCAGAAAAGCCAGACTATCTTGCATTGCCGGAAAAGCCTGCCGAGAGCGAAGGCATTAGTTTTCTGGGTAAATGGTTTGAATCGGAATCAGCTAAAGCTGAGCGCCACGCCGAAAATCTTCGCCGGTGGCAGCAGGAGCTGATTGATGTGGAGCGTGAGAATACCCTTCGACAGCACCGGTACCAGCAACAACGGACGGCCTGGGCCGAACAGTATGCAAACTGGAAGTTTGAGGCTGAAGAACATGAAAAACGGCTCGCCACGGCTCAGGCAGATGCCCGGCAGCAGTTCCGGACAGACGCCGCGTTTTTCGAATCATACCTGGCGGGTGTGCTGGCAGAAACTGAATGGCCGCGTGAAACGCTTGTTGCATTTGAAGTAAAGCCGGAGCTATCAGCAGTCCTGCTGGATGTTGATTTAGCTGAGATTGAAGATTTCCCTGATAAGATTTACGGCGTTAATGCCCGGGGCACGGAGCTGACGGAAAAAGCCATGACGCAAAAAGCCGTACGCGAAAACTATGCCCGCCACGTCCATGGCTGCTTGTTCCGCCTGGTCGGTATCGTTTTACATACGCTACCGTTCGACAACGTGATTGTGTCAGGCTTTACGCAACGGGTCAGTAAGCGGACCGGCTATCTGGAGGATGAGTATATCCTGTCCTGCAAATGCAGTCGCAGCCAGATGTCGTCAGTAAATTTTGCAGGCTTAGAACACATTGATCCGGTTGAAGCGTTAGGCGATCAACCGGTTATTCGAAAGATGAGCAGTACCTTCATTTTTCAGCCTATTGAACCACTAACCCTTTAA